Proteins from one Desulfobacterales bacterium genomic window:
- a CDS encoding TVP38/TMEM64 family protein, with protein sequence MELTANKLPDRRNKAWAKALIFVFFIIAAIILIRFTPIQNYLTAEALGSFLDASGFWAPLVYMVLYAGGVCLFLPGTLLTGLGAAIFGPYWGFLYVWIGAMVGSSAAFFIGRTLGRDFAASLIGDRLKKYDDAIERNGFATVLYLRLVYFPFTPMNFGMGLTKVRFWDYFVGTGLGIIVGTFIFTFFIGTLKEIWASGNWGELISFKVFFSIGLFVFSFFIPKIIKKVKGEK encoded by the coding sequence ATGGAATTAACTGCCAATAAGCTACCCGATAGACGTAACAAAGCATGGGCGAAAGCCCTCATATTTGTGTTTTTTATTATTGCGGCCATCATTTTAATCCGCTTTACGCCAATCCAGAATTATCTCACGGCCGAAGCTCTGGGGAGCTTCTTAGATGCTTCCGGTTTTTGGGCGCCGCTTGTCTATATGGTGCTTTATGCCGGGGGAGTTTGTCTGTTTTTGCCCGGAACCTTGCTCACCGGTCTCGGCGCCGCTATTTTCGGTCCTTATTGGGGGTTTTTATATGTGTGGATTGGCGCCATGGTTGGGTCGAGCGCCGCCTTCTTTATTGGACGAACCCTGGGGAGGGATTTTGCCGCTTCGCTGATCGGTGATCGACTGAAAAAATATGACGACGCCATCGAACGAAACGGCTTTGCCACCGTCCTGTATCTTAGGTTGGTCTATTTTCCGTTTACGCCCATGAACTTTGGAATGGGACTAACCAAGGTACGCTTCTGGGACTATTTTGTAGGAACCGGTCTGGGCATTATCGTAGGGACTTTCATATTTACCTTTTTCATCGGAACTCTGAAAGAAATATGGGCCTCCGGCAACTGGGGAGAGCTGATATCCTTTAAGGTTTTCTTTTCAATAGGGCTTTTTGTCTTTTCGTTTTTCATCCCTAAGATCATTAAAAAGGTAAAGGGCGAAAAATGA
- a CDS encoding glucokinase, with the protein MCFGWRHWRDKNELGAFPPQAITEAALTGKNAACVQALNIFVSIFGAAAGNFALTGAAMGGVYLGGGISPKILPKLTEGIFMEAFINKGRFKTFLEQVPVKVVLNDKAALIGAAYCAGSAL; encoded by the coding sequence ATGTGTTTTGGCTGGCGACATTGGCGGGACAAAAACGAACTTGGGGCTTTTCCTCCCCAAGCCATCACTGAAGCTGCGTTGACAGGCAAAAACGCTGCTTGCGTTCAAGCGCTGAATATCTTTGTCTCCATTTTCGGCGCAGCTGCCGGCAACTTTGCCCTGACTGGAGCGGCCATGGGCGGAGTTTATTTGGGAGGCGGGATTTCTCCGAAGATTTTGCCCAAATTAACAGAAGGTATCTTCATGGAAGCTTTTATAAACAAGGGTCGCTTTAAGACCTTTCTTGAGCAGGTACCTGTTAAGGTTGTTCTCAACGATAAAGCCGCCCTTATCGGTGCGGCCTATTGTGCAGGATCGGCCCTATAA
- a CDS encoding aldehyde ferredoxin oxidoreductase C-terminal domain-containing protein, with protein MDKILRIDVGAKGGPKANTQPIGDYAGLGGRALTSGIVSKEVPPDCHPLGGDNKIVIAPGLLSGSTAAMSGRISVGCKSPLTGGIKEANSGGQGAQVLARLGYAAIVLEGKPADDTLYKVFINKDGVKITADNSLKMLGNYDLVAKMKSAHGDKIACISIGPAGEMKMAGASVAFTDMELRPTRHAGRGGVGAVMGSKNIKVIVLDDAGMKMRAPKDPEKFKESNKAFVAGLKKHPVTGQGLPAYGTNVLTNVISEAGGYPTRNFKTGTFEGASKISGETQAQLENERGGEGSATHGCHRGCVIRCSGTFYDKNGNYLTKQPEYETVWAHGGNCGIDDLDAIAQLDRLDDDFGLDTIEMGATIAVAMDAGVAKFGDANAAINLVKEVGKGTPLGRILGSGAAVTGKVFGVERIPVVKGQAMPAYDPRTVQGIGVTYATSTMGADHTAGYAVMTNILGIGGSVDPLKPAGQVELSRNLQITTAAVDSTGMCIFIAFAVADQPETFQAFLDMLNAFYGLSLTADGVAALGKKVLTMEREFNKKAGLTSEHDRLPAYFLNEKLPPHNITFGVTDKELDEVFNF; from the coding sequence ATGGATAAGATACTGCGAATTGATGTGGGCGCAAAAGGTGGACCCAAGGCAAACACTCAGCCGATTGGAGACTATGCCGGTCTGGGCGGACGCGCCCTGACATCCGGGATCGTCTCAAAAGAAGTTCCGCCGGATTGTCACCCCTTGGGCGGCGACAACAAAATCGTTATCGCTCCGGGTCTATTAAGCGGGTCGACTGCGGCCATGTCGGGTCGTATCTCCGTTGGCTGCAAGAGTCCCCTTACCGGCGGCATCAAGGAAGCCAACTCCGGCGGGCAGGGCGCCCAAGTCTTGGCACGGTTGGGGTATGCCGCCATAGTCTTGGAAGGAAAACCAGCCGACGATACCCTTTACAAGGTCTTCATCAACAAGGACGGCGTAAAAATTACGGCGGACAACAGCCTGAAAATGCTGGGCAACTATGATCTGGTCGCTAAAATGAAATCCGCTCATGGCGATAAAATCGCCTGTATCTCGATCGGCCCGGCCGGGGAGATGAAAATGGCGGGTGCTTCGGTCGCTTTTACCGACATGGAGCTGCGGCCGACACGCCATGCCGGACGAGGCGGCGTCGGCGCTGTCATGGGATCCAAAAACATCAAGGTGATCGTTTTAGACGATGCCGGCATGAAAATGCGGGCGCCAAAAGATCCCGAAAAATTCAAGGAATCCAACAAGGCCTTTGTGGCCGGTCTGAAGAAGCATCCGGTAACCGGCCAGGGGCTTCCGGCATACGGGACCAATGTTTTGACCAACGTGATCAGCGAGGCAGGGGGATACCCCACCCGGAATTTTAAAACCGGGACTTTTGAAGGCGCCTCCAAAATCAGCGGGGAGACCCAGGCGCAGCTTGAGAACGAACGGGGCGGAGAAGGGTCTGCCACCCACGGCTGCCACCGGGGCTGTGTCATACGCTGCTCTGGAACCTTTTACGATAAAAACGGAAACTATTTGACCAAACAGCCCGAATACGAGACTGTCTGGGCCCATGGCGGCAACTGCGGCATCGATGATTTGGACGCCATTGCGCAATTGGACCGCCTGGACGACGACTTCGGTCTGGATACCATCGAAATGGGCGCCACCATCGCTGTGGCCATGGATGCGGGTGTTGCCAAATTCGGCGACGCCAATGCAGCCATCAACCTGGTGAAAGAAGTCGGAAAGGGCACACCCCTGGGCAGAATCCTGGGCAGTGGCGCGGCGGTTACCGGAAAGGTGTTCGGGGTAGAAAGGATCCCGGTGGTGAAGGGACAAGCGATGCCGGCCTACGACCCCCGAACGGTCCAGGGAATCGGCGTTACTTACGCCACCAGCACAATGGGGGCCGACCACACCGCCGGTTATGCGGTGATGACGAATATCCTGGGCATCGGCGGTAGTGTGGATCCACTCAAACCGGCGGGGCAGGTGGAGCTTTCCCGGAACCTGCAGATTACCACGGCGGCCGTTGATTCCACCGGCATGTGCATATTTATTGCGTTTGCTGTAGCGGACCAGCCGGAGACCTTCCAGGCGTTCCTCGATATGCTCAATGCCTTTTACGGGCTGAGTCTCACTGCAGACGGCGTTGCCGCTCTGGGCAAGAAGGTGTTAACAATGGAACGCGAATTCAACAAAAAAGCCGGCTTGACGTCGGAACATGACCGCCTGCCTGCATACTTCCTGAATGAGAAACTGCCGCCCCATAACATTACCTTCGGGGTAACCGATAAAGAGTTGGACGAGGTATTTAACTTTTAG
- a CDS encoding DUF3047 domain-containing protein, with translation MAFFCIHPAVLAESPPSIEVGRFSNATAEDALPLHWEIFSFKGIQRHTIYRLVEENGMVVLKADADASASGLMRKIRIDPKEYPIIQWRWKVANVLKKGNVYQKDGDDYPARIYVVFEYDPSRLSFSERIQYKVAKKLYGEYPPSATINYIWASSAPKGLFVPNPYTERAMMVVIEIGEKHSGTWISERRNIYEDFLKSFNSEPPMISSVAIMTDTDNTGESATAYYGNILFSKE, from the coding sequence ATGGCTTTTTTTTGCATTCATCCGGCCGTTCTTGCTGAATCCCCGCCTTCAATCGAGGTAGGCCGCTTTTCGAATGCGACAGCAGAAGATGCGCTGCCACTGCACTGGGAGATTTTTTCTTTCAAAGGCATTCAGCGGCATACAATCTATCGACTGGTCGAAGAAAACGGAATGGTCGTGCTCAAGGCAGATGCCGATGCATCGGCCTCCGGATTGATGCGAAAGATCCGAATAGATCCGAAAGAATATCCCATTATCCAATGGCGCTGGAAGGTGGCCAATGTTCTGAAGAAAGGAAACGTCTATCAAAAAGACGGGGACGACTACCCGGCCAGGATATATGTCGTTTTTGAATACGATCCAAGTCGGCTGAGCTTTTCTGAAAGGATTCAATACAAGGTCGCAAAAAAGCTTTATGGAGAATATCCCCCCTCGGCCACCATCAACTATATTTGGGCTTCCAGTGCACCGAAAGGATTGTTTGTACCTAATCCTTACACAGAGCGGGCAATGATGGTGGTGATTGAAATCGGTGAGAAGCATTCGGGCACGTGGATCAGCGAGAGACGAAATATTTATGAGGATTTTCTGAAATCTTTCAATAGTGAGCCGCCCATGATTTCCTCTGTGGCGATCATGACTGACACGGACAATACCGGTGAATCCGCCACCGCTTATTATGGAAACATTCTGTTCAGCAAGGAATGA
- the zwf gene encoding glucose-6-phosphate dehydrogenase, with protein MNESKVSRQLQQKWVKASCVPDPGSMTAGDALEKCIDSCTLIILGATGDLTTRKLIPALFNLYLMERLPDPFSIVGCGRTAMDDDQFRTNMAEALKDSDPSSSEKQTGFLSLLHYRRIQYDDSATFHDLATSLRELDGKMGTGGNRLFYLALPPTLYMPVARMIGQADLASEGERNNGWVRLVVEKPFGRDLASAVELDRGIHEYFKEHQIFRIDHYLAKETVQNVLMFRFANAIFEPLWNRRYIDSIRISATETLGVEHRAGYYEQAGVIRDMFQNHMMQLLALTAMEPPSIFGADRVRDEKVKVYRSLRPFRTDSMKDYLVLGQYGSGTISGQVVPAYRDEVGVSPDSPTPTYAMMKVYLDNWRWQGVPFYLVSGKRLQQKRTEISIQFKPVPHSLFRNILGETIIANRLVIGIYPDERIALTFQTKTPGAQVSLRSVTMDFHYHQQPLEQPLEAYEKVLLDCLLGDHMLFWRQDGVETCWAFLTPILSTCENCGDRATILHFYESGSKGPQAIENII; from the coding sequence ATGAATGAAAGCAAAGTGTCAAGACAGCTCCAGCAGAAATGGGTAAAGGCATCCTGTGTCCCGGATCCCGGGTCCATGACCGCAGGCGATGCCTTGGAAAAGTGCATCGATTCGTGTACCCTTATTATTTTGGGTGCTACTGGCGATTTAACTACCCGAAAGCTGATCCCGGCCCTGTTTAATCTTTATCTGATGGAAAGATTGCCAGACCCTTTCTCAATCGTTGGATGCGGACGGACGGCTATGGACGATGACCAGTTTCGCACCAACATGGCCGAGGCATTAAAGGATTCAGATCCATCGAGTTCTGAAAAGCAGACCGGGTTTCTTTCCCTTCTCCATTACCGGCGCATTCAGTATGACGACAGTGCAACCTTTCATGATCTTGCGACATCGTTGCGCGAACTCGACGGCAAGATGGGTACGGGCGGGAACAGACTATTCTATCTGGCCCTTCCGCCGACACTTTATATGCCGGTAGCCCGAATGATCGGACAGGCGGATCTCGCTTCAGAGGGTGAACGGAACAATGGTTGGGTCCGGCTGGTGGTGGAAAAACCTTTCGGCCGGGACCTTGCGTCAGCCGTCGAACTGGATCGTGGGATTCATGAATATTTCAAGGAACATCAAATATTCCGGATTGATCATTATCTGGCCAAGGAAACGGTTCAGAATGTATTGATGTTCAGATTTGCCAATGCCATTTTTGAACCGCTGTGGAACAGAAGGTACATAGACAGTATCCGCATTTCCGCCACCGAAACCCTGGGGGTCGAACACCGGGCCGGCTACTATGAGCAGGCCGGCGTCATCCGTGACATGTTCCAGAATCACATGATGCAGCTACTGGCCCTTACGGCCATGGAACCGCCATCTATATTTGGGGCCGACCGCGTCCGGGATGAAAAGGTCAAGGTTTACCGGTCACTTAGGCCCTTTCGGACGGATTCCATGAAAGATTATCTGGTTCTTGGCCAGTACGGAAGCGGAACGATTTCGGGGCAGGTTGTCCCCGCCTACCGGGATGAAGTTGGGGTCTCACCCGATTCCCCAACGCCGACCTATGCCATGATGAAGGTCTACCTGGATAACTGGCGCTGGCAGGGAGTGCCGTTTTACCTTGTATCCGGAAAACGTCTCCAGCAAAAACGGACTGAGATTTCAATTCAATTCAAACCGGTGCCTCATTCCTTGTTCAGAAATATTCTGGGAGAAACGATTATTGCCAACCGTCTGGTCATCGGTATTTATCCGGACGAAAGAATTGCGCTTACTTTTCAGACGAAAACACCGGGAGCCCAGGTCAGTCTTCGGTCCGTGACCATGGATTTTCACTACCACCAGCAACCCTTGGAGCAGCCGTTGGAAGCCTATGAAAAAGTGCTGCTCGACTGCCTGCTGGGGGATCATATGCTTTTCTGGCGTCAAGACGGCGTTGAGACCTGCTGGGCTTTTCTGACACCCATTTTATCCACATGCGAAAATTGCGGCGACAGAGCAACCATACTCCATTTTTACGAATCCGGAAGCAAGGGACCGCAAGCGATAGAAAATATTATATAA
- the rpiA gene encoding ribose-5-phosphate isomerase RpiA translates to MDALNKLKQAAAYRAVELVKSGMVLGLGTGSTFRFALERLADLLNRKRLENIQGIASSFATEKMAKSLGFPLTTFAIHPKIDLTIDGADEIDPDLNMIKGAGGALLKEKILQQVSRRVVIIADENKLSPRLGTHGPLPVEVIPFACRIEEIFLQSLGASVSLRMDVDGSPYRTDQSNLILDAHFGPISAPKNLAVLLNERAGVVEHGLFLDTTSDVIIAGTKGIKHLRRGVLNLQTNPSKPGHDRTNNH, encoded by the coding sequence ATGGACGCTCTTAACAAACTGAAACAAGCGGCCGCTTACCGAGCGGTTGAACTTGTAAAAAGCGGCATGGTTCTAGGTCTCGGCACGGGCAGCACCTTTCGGTTCGCATTGGAAAGACTGGCGGACCTTTTAAACCGGAAACGACTGGAAAATATTCAGGGCATTGCCAGTTCCTTTGCTACTGAAAAAATGGCAAAATCTCTTGGGTTTCCGCTAACGACGTTTGCAATTCATCCGAAAATTGATCTAACCATTGATGGTGCAGATGAGATAGATCCGGATTTAAATATGATTAAAGGTGCCGGCGGCGCCTTACTGAAAGAGAAAATTTTGCAGCAGGTAAGTCGTAGAGTCGTTATTATCGCAGATGAGAATAAGCTTTCTCCCCGCCTGGGAACCCACGGCCCCTTGCCGGTTGAAGTCATCCCCTTTGCTTGTAGAATAGAGGAGATTTTTCTTCAATCTCTTGGGGCATCGGTTTCCTTGCGAATGGATGTGGATGGAAGTCCCTATCGGACAGATCAGAGCAATCTGATATTGGATGCTCATTTCGGGCCAATTTCCGCTCCCAAAAACCTGGCTGTCCTCTTAAACGAGCGTGCCGGGGTGGTTGAACACGGGCTTTTTTTAGATACGACATCCGATGTTATTATCGCCGGCACGAAAGGGATAAAACATCTTAGGCGAGGAGTTTTGAATTTGCAAACAAACCCTTCAAAGCCAGGACATGATCGGACAAACAACCATTGA
- the arsS gene encoding arsenosugar biosynthesis radical SAM protein ArsS (Some members of this family are selenoproteins.) translates to MTLAKHGLKLLREKTRTLQVNVGLLCNQTCQHCHLDAGPNKIENMDIDTLNNVAAYAHRSKFEVIDITGGAPELNPNISEIVARLSPLAPRIMLRSNLSALNDGKRDELMSLLKSNAVVIFASFPSLNLAQTEAQRGAGIFKMSIDALRKLNALGYGREGSGLELNLVSNPTGAFLPPSQFQTEKRFKQVLEKKWGVVFNQLFTFANVPLGRFRKWLVHTGNLDRYLQKLAYNFNPCAVEGVMCRTLVSVSWDGYLFDCDFNLARGMYMAQRKTHVSEMSGPPVIGNPIVTADHCYTCAAGSGFT, encoded by the coding sequence TTGACCCTGGCAAAGCACGGGTTAAAATTACTACGGGAAAAGACGCGAACGCTGCAGGTTAATGTCGGCCTTTTGTGCAATCAGACTTGCCAGCACTGCCATTTGGATGCAGGCCCTAATAAAATAGAAAATATGGATATAGACACGCTCAATAATGTGGCGGCATACGCCCACCGAAGCAAGTTTGAAGTCATCGACATCACCGGTGGCGCGCCTGAACTGAACCCCAATATATCGGAAATCGTAGCAAGACTTTCTCCCTTGGCGCCGAGAATTATGTTGCGTTCCAACCTTTCTGCCTTGAACGACGGGAAAAGAGATGAACTGATGTCTCTGCTAAAGTCGAATGCCGTGGTAATTTTTGCCTCTTTCCCATCATTGAATCTGGCCCAAACCGAGGCCCAGCGTGGCGCAGGAATTTTTAAGATGAGTATCGATGCATTGAGAAAACTGAATGCGCTTGGTTATGGCCGGGAAGGTAGCGGTCTGGAGCTGAATCTGGTTTCCAATCCGACCGGTGCTTTTCTTCCGCCCTCACAGTTTCAGACGGAAAAGCGGTTTAAGCAAGTGCTTGAAAAAAAATGGGGCGTTGTTTTCAATCAGCTTTTTACGTTTGCAAATGTTCCCCTGGGCAGATTTCGAAAATGGCTTGTCCACACTGGCAATCTTGACCGTTACCTGCAAAAGCTGGCATATAATTTCAATCCTTGCGCCGTTGAGGGGGTTATGTGTCGAACGCTTGTTTCTGTTTCCTGGGATGGATATCTTTTTGATTGCGATTTTAATCTTGCCCGCGGTATGTATATGGCACAACGAAAAACGCACGTCTCTGAAATGTCCGGACCCCCTGTAATAGGAAACCCTATCGTGACAGCCGATCACTGTTATACCTGTGCGGCAGGGTCAGGTTTTACCTGA